In the Bradyrhizobium guangzhouense genome, one interval contains:
- a CDS encoding sensor histidine kinase translates to MLPLIVFAVGLAYSNYRQDRSEATRRVLETVRSMRLVLDSEVQRMTGALQVLALSDSLRNGDFDGFRRLAVGFISQYGEDSILLLADRSGRQLFSTVTTETANLPLRNNHEIVERVFASKTPQYSDLFIGSTKKRPIVTVEVPVLRNGEVVYSLSFSPPIGTFQKLVEQQRPNDRWTVSLLDAKGFVFARTPNPTETFGKRASGALYDSMSRTSEASLSTVSLDGIALSSAYTRSHLTGWTVVAGVAENSLIAPLWRNIAITSLIGGVLLLIGLTFAVRMATTIARGEMLHNLLIDELNHRVKNTLALMQAIAVQTFRSASRDERTKFEGRLSALAEAHNLLSQEKWAGSELRDVIARALQPFLLANPDRIRMTGPAVPLSPRLAVVLSMIVHEIATNAAKYGALSNETGRVTLDWEVIADAPKPRLRLIWTESGGPPVTEPVRRGFGSRLIERSARDQLGGEATVDFLPRGVVCTVVCALDETR, encoded by the coding sequence ATGTTGCCGTTGATCGTCTTCGCGGTCGGTCTCGCTTATTCCAACTACCGCCAGGACCGCAGCGAGGCGACGCGACGGGTGCTCGAGACGGTGCGAAGCATGCGCCTCGTGCTCGACTCGGAGGTGCAGCGGATGACGGGCGCGCTGCAAGTTCTCGCGCTCAGCGATTCCCTGCGCAACGGAGACTTCGACGGCTTCCGCCGATTGGCCGTCGGCTTCATCAGCCAATATGGCGAAGACAGCATTCTGCTGCTGGCCGACAGGTCTGGGCGCCAGCTGTTCTCGACGGTCACGACCGAAACGGCAAACCTGCCTCTGCGCAACAACCACGAGATCGTCGAGCGGGTCTTCGCGAGCAAGACCCCGCAATATTCCGATCTGTTCATCGGCTCGACCAAGAAGCGGCCCATTGTGACCGTCGAAGTGCCTGTGCTGCGCAATGGTGAAGTCGTCTATTCGCTTTCGTTCAGTCCGCCCATCGGGACATTCCAGAAACTCGTCGAACAACAGCGGCCGAACGATCGATGGACCGTATCGCTGCTGGACGCTAAAGGCTTCGTGTTTGCCCGGACTCCCAACCCGACCGAGACCTTCGGCAAGAGAGCCTCGGGCGCACTGTACGATAGCATGTCGCGCACCTCGGAAGCTTCCCTCTCGACCGTTTCGCTCGACGGCATCGCCCTGTCCTCCGCCTATACCCGATCGCATCTGACCGGCTGGACGGTCGTCGCCGGCGTCGCCGAGAACTCGCTGATCGCCCCGCTCTGGCGCAACATCGCGATCACGAGCCTGATCGGCGGCGTGCTGTTGCTGATCGGCCTCACCTTCGCCGTCAGGATGGCGACCACGATCGCGCGCGGCGAGATGCTGCACAATCTGTTGATCGATGAGCTCAACCATCGCGTCAAGAACACGCTGGCCCTGATGCAGGCGATCGCGGTGCAGACATTTCGCAGCGCCAGCCGCGACGAACGGACCAAATTCGAGGGACGCCTCAGTGCGCTCGCCGAAGCGCACAATCTGCTCAGTCAGGAGAAATGGGCGGGCTCGGAGCTGCGGGACGTGATCGCGCGCGCGCTCCAGCCGTTCCTGCTGGCCAATCCCGACCGCATCCGCATGACCGGGCCCGCGGTACCGCTGTCGCCGCGGCTTGCCGTCGTGCTGTCGATGATCGTGCACGAGATCGCCACCAACGCCGCGAAGTACGGCGCACTCTCCAACGAGACCGGCCGGGTGACGCTGGACTGGGAGGTCATCGCCGATGCACCGAAGCCGCGGCTGCGGCTGATCTGGACCGAGAGCGGCGGCCCCCCGGTGACGGAGCCGGTGCGGCGCGGCTTCGGCTCGCGCCTGATCGAGCGCAGCGCGCGCGACCAGCTCGGCGGCGAGGCAACCGTCGACTTCCTGCCACGCGGCGTCGTCTGCACGGTGGTCTGCGCGCTGGACGAGACGCGGTGA